Below is a genomic region from Castanea sativa cultivar Marrone di Chiusa Pesio chromosome 2, ASM4071231v1.
TTCTCGTGTCAGATTGATAATTTGTTCATCAAAtataatctctttcttgatTCATGAGAGGGTCACTTCTCTTAATGACTGGGTTTTGTTCATTGTGATCAACAGGCTTATGATCATTACAGTTTTGGACCATCAAGCGTGTGTCTATCCATGAACTACTTGGATCGCTTCCTATCAATTAATGAATTGCCAGTAAGTTCGGACATAGAAAGCAAGTATGcttgtttctttgattttattcttattattgtGTTTCCTTATTGATTATCTCTATCCTTGATGTTTGTTTACCATTTTTCTTGGGCATATAGAGAGATAAAAGTTGGGCTGTGCAATTGTTAGCTGTAGCCTGTGTGTCATTAGCAGCCAAAATGGAGGAGACTAAAGTGCCTCAATTGGTAGATTTACAGGTATAAAATTCATGCACAATAATTTGAAGTTGTTGATTTGGCAATTTGATATGTTCTGAATTTGGTATTGATTCGATCTGGTTGCCTTTGTGATGTGTGATTGTGTGCAGGTGGGAGAACCTAAGTTTGTGTTTGGAGCTAATTCTATACAGAGAATGGAGCTTCTGGTGCTGGGCACATTGGGTTGGAGGATGCAAGCTCTTACCCCTTGCTCATTCATTGATTACTTTCTAAGCAAGATTAACAAAGTTCAGTATCCATCAATATTATCCATTTCTAGATCAGTACAACTCATATTAAGCACAATCAAAGGTCTGTCCCCATTTGTTGTGTTACATTCTGTACTTGGATGTTCTTGAGAATTAATTGGTTTGATGCAGTGCTTGGTGGGAATTGATTGCAGGTATTGACTTCTTGGAATTCAGGCCTTCTGAAATTGCTGCAGCAGTGGCCATTTCTATTTCAAGGCAAATTCAGGAAGTGGACATTGATAAGGCCATGTCTTGTTTCAAACATGTAGAAAAGGTAAAACTGGTGGTGCCCACTGAAATAAATCCAGGACAGGACATATCTGCTTTTGCTTATAAAAAGATTTGACCTTTTATATTTGTTCCAATTTGATGAGCTTATGAGAAATTTGGTTTATGTGTGGGATTTTGCAGGAAAGGGTGGTGAAGATTCTTGAACTGATGAAAGATTTGTCATTGATTAGTGGCTCTGCTAATGTGGCAAGTAACTTAGCTTCATCTGTGCCCCAAAGCCCTGTTGGGGTTTTAGATGCTGCTTGCTTGAGCTATAAAAGTGATGAATTAACAGTTGGGTCATGTGCAAATTCTTCACATAATAGTCCAGATACAAGGGGAAGACTCCAGACAGACCATCTAAAGTAGAATTCAAGTCATGACATGTGAATTTTTATCCTTCACACCCTAGTCCAATCAGTTTGGTTGAATGGGATTTTTGGTGTGGTTTTGGAAGTGCCCCTTTTGTTacaaaggaagagagagagagagagagagagagagagagagaaagaaagagttttgaataaataaattaaggtAGAAAGCAATTAAGGAGGTGTCATACTTCTTGCATGAGAAAGAAAGTCATTAGCTGTTTATAATCACAAATTCTGAGACAGCCATTTTATATTAGGAAATGGTGGTGGTTGTCCTGGTGGATTAGTATGTGTTTAGAAAAATACAGCTTTTTGTTGTAGCTTCCATttcaaatgagagagagaaggaagtgAGGGAGATATTATAGAGGgaatatttcttaaatttgttttctttcttccaatgagaaatagaaaaatatcCATCAATCAAGTTTTGAAACAGAAATTAGTTTGTCCTTAACAAAAGAACCAAAGAACCATGGTTGTTGCCTTAATACTTCTAATATTACCGTGCCCCATATGGATTGATGACAAATTAGATTAAACGATGTCGTTTTGGCTCTGGTAATAATTATTGTATTTTGTCTGTTTATTGTTCTTGGAATTGGAAATGGCCAAGCTGGGCCCTCCAGCCCTGAGCCCAGCCAGGTCCacaaccatcttttgttttgattgtttcCGGTCAACATCTGGGCTTGCTCTGCACCCATCCTGTTAAGTCTAATGtaataatgatgaaaaaaaaaggtagcaTAAGAAACCTTGGGAATGCACTGTAGTGTGTAGTGTACAAAGCTAATTCATTGTGGACACATGTCATTTGCGTTTCAGAGTGAGACTTGAGATGAACTGATGGGCACGTGtggtcaatttttttattttaaaaagcaGAGTAGTTATATACTTTTATTGtgggccatttttttttttaaatttttactaacAAAACAATGAAAAGTGAAATTATTACCGCTAGGTTTGACTCCATAGTAATGCTGGTAATAATTTCTTACTATATATGTTGGTTTTCCTCTAAGAAATTATAGCTTTTGTTGCAGCTAACTTCTCACTTTTGACAATGACAGGAGTAAAGTTAttgtccaaaaataataatCGAACCGGTTGGTGGGAGATTTAAAatgataacaataataatactgAGAGAGATTATATGTCAATTatggttaatatattttaatttcaagtgATGGTTAAAACTAATAATTTCAGTGTCATGACTCATGACTATGATAAATAAAAGACTTTGAAGTAGCTTTCTCTATTAACTTCACCCATTAGGGGTTTGTTTGTATGATATTTCAAAATCagtgttttgagtttaaaataagCGTTTGTTAGAAAGTTATAAAGAGTTGTAGTTGccaaatagagttttgaacttTTAAAACGTTCTTTTATACTGTCAAAATGCCTAATCAAACGAACTCATTCATGaaaactcaaattttctctcaaaaagTGACATTttcatcactctctctctctctctcatataaaaatataattacctATCCAACGTGTGACCTTTACCTGTTTACCAATGTTTGCAACTGTAAACGAGCACTAGCTCAAACAGTCAAAAATAGAAAACAGCATTATAATATGAAAAACCTTAATTGATTAACAACAGCTAAGCACTGCCAATTCTATAATTAACATTAAGCCAATTATAACAGACTACTATTATGTACTATCAAGGATCCCAATagcatataaacttatatttacatgTCATATGATATGAGATGGAAGTGACGAACCAACAGGACTAGTAAGTTACAGAAGGCAATTTGCCTTGAAACTTTAAAAGAGACCAACTCAGAGATAGATATTAAACTAAAATGACTCGATCAGCCTTAAACTTTGAGtaccaatttttatattttaaaaccttcctatttattcatttttcagctctctctctgactctctccaTGTGTATTTGTGTACGGGGATGGGGAGAACACAAGATGCTCAGTGAGTCAGTGCCACTGCAAAATTAGTCGAGGTTCGGTACCAAAATTTTCAGCTGTGACTTATTGTATTTAACTGAGAGATATTTAAATTGATTTCTCTGAAGTTCTTAATTTTAGTTTGGTATAAATTGTCTCTTGCTACTTGCTAGaaccaatatatataaacacaggGCGACAATTACAAATCATCTTTACGAAATGTGAATGTGAACATCCTTTCATTCCTTCTTACtccaaattaaatatatataaacaaagggGGGTTGAGGTACTTGTCTTTAATGTGATCCAAGTACTAACATTTTCCTTGCCAAAGATTTCTTTTTTCGGGTAAAGTTGCTTTGTGCACATAGTTTACCACGCTCttcattgattttttataaaaagtcgAGTCACTTTTAATTTAAGacacatttatttattagcTTTTGTTACTTTCTAATATATACGAGATTCATTTGAAGCATGAGGACACCCATTAACtagtataaattattttataatattgttacaaaaagaaaaggttccAAAAATAATCACACACCAACACAAGACCCAGTGGAGAACTTTTCTAAGTGTGCGTGGtggattttcaaaaaacaaaaaaacaaaaacaaaggtGGGCGTCCTGGTGAAAGAGATGGCACTAAATATATCACTATGTAAAGAAATATGGAAGATGGGTAAAAAAGGGTTTGGCCAGAGCTCTCACGAGAATCATAACCCTTTTGTTTTGTCAATAGCTTTGGATGGTAAAGAGAGCATTTAATTAATATTGTCCAGTTCCACAATGAGAGCTTAATGGTAGGAAAATGATCTTTCAGTTACAGCATAACAGATTGACATAGggaagacaaaaagaaaagtacaaatacaaaaagtttttaaagttCCATAGTTTAGCCTTGGGGCTTGGTCAATCATATTCTATCTCCAATTTAAAACCTTGAAATCATATCTGATACATATAGATTATTACCGACTTACTGTTTATTCTGCTAACTTAATGGGGCTCATTTTGGAGAGTGACAGAGAGACTCTTATTCTCAATTTAGATGGACTCGGTTACGTGTACGAGTTTGTAAggaaaattcaaacttttacTGACTGGGGAGTTGATGTAAGATCTTTGACCAGTCAGTAATATTAGTATTATTCAGTGAACTTAGTTTAACGAGTTATTCATGTTGTCACGTGCTGACGTGCATGAGCCATACGAAAAATACAGCTATTTTATTGGTGAAGAACACAGTGATTGCTTTGTACGAGCAAAGcatacatctttttttttttaaaaaaaaagaaaaagggaaagagagaaggaatGAACGTATTAATCTTGCTTTCATGTGCATTATTAGCCAGGCTAGGAGCACTTTCAGATTTCTCCTATACTATCATCACCAACACGTACAGTGATTCCCTGGTGTGTGTTTGTACACAAACAGTAACACTATCCCAAAAATGTTAAGCAAAAAGGAGGGACGAGCTTGATTATTAGGATATGTAGGAGGTGATAACTTGTACAAAGGATATATACATCAATATTCTTGCATTCATGCGTGGTACATAAATGTGAATTCCTAGTACATATACGAGGGATGTGGTGCCTTATGTATCAACTATCAAGTATATACAATATCATCTTCACATGTATATGAGGTTCACACGTGtgaattttacataaaaaaatgttacatacACCTGTAATATAAGATactttttttgtgagagaagTACTTCCTTTGTCTCAAATTGTTTGGCCTAAttagaaaaacccaattatTTAGGGAAACATCATTAATGgccttatttaaaaaaaaaacaagttagaAATTTCCTAAATTACCCTTAagcaaatttatcaaaaaattatttaagaaaaaaaaaacatatctagTATTGAGCAATTTTCAAAGTTATTGTAGATTTCAAATTCTATTAGTGTACTACTATTACAATTTGTAAACCTATatttaaatccaaattctaTAGCCACCAAGCCTAATCCAAATtcaatctttatttttaaatcaatttttaattcGGTAGATTAAAAACTCTGGTGGTAAATCAATAGCTTTGGTACTTTTACTAAAGCTATAGCGGATAAAGATGCTGTGTATAGtggatttcaaaatttaggtttttaattttttttaattaaaaaaatgctccCACAAATAAATGAAGGGCATAAAGGGAAcgttaataaattattgatgtTTGGCTTTTCAAACAGAACATAATTTTAGAACAGCCCAAAATGGCATACAGACCAAACAATTTGGGACCAAGGAATATTAtataagatttttcttttttcttttttctagtgAGAGAAGTTTTACATACACATGTTATATCATAAGATACTTCTTATGATTCATAGAGCTATAACTACCACCATATTATGGGCAACACTTTTTGCACATGATCAATGTATGATGGGATCAAACAACTTTAGTACAAGTTGGTAGATATTAAGGATGAAGTTAACTCCAATTCATTGTGTGATGATTCAAATTAATGGACattcacatatatttttaattacatgacatatttaataattatgagaATTGTTTAAAAGATTTAATGAGTTATGTAATTAAAATACATATGAATAGTCTTATTAATTATCAAGTAATATTTTGGAAGAGATCCTCCAATCCAATTTGgatacaagataaaaatctgctctagtctaatttaagtgtaaatgtgtgtgaaactctcttctgaagacttgaactccggcccttaccccccacacctcacaagtttttatacttgtggagtgaccaccgcaccaagggtgcgtggTGGTCTCCAATCcaatttgaagaaagaaaaactttgttatTGTAATGGCTCCACTATGTTATACATCCTGGCATGAATGACAAACTTCATATAGGAAATAACAAGTCATTAATTACTCCTATTAGTGTTATTCATGGTATTTTTGTTCCCTCCATTTGAATCTAATCACTTTACTCACTATTACATCAATCACTATTTTCTTTCCACATAACCAAATCATAAAGACAAGGGCAAGGTTAGATGCACACTAAAAGTTGATTTAATGAGACTGTCATAAAGGCAAGGGCAAGGCGCACACTAAAAGTTGATTTAACGAGACTATCATAAAGACAAGGGCAAGGCTAGATTCACACAATCACACTAAAAAGTTGATTTAATTAAAGCATATGATTCGGATGAGCAGGACTTATTCTTCACTGTCTCATTGCTGTTAGTGTGCCTCCAAAGTTTTTCTCTTGGGCCAAATAATGTATGCCACCCCAAAGTGCTCTATATCTTTTAATGGTGGGCTGGTGGGTTATTTCAATGGTAGAAGGGGGCTGAGGCAAGGGGATCCATTGTCCCCCTTATCTCATTGTTTTGGTAATGGAAGGTTTTTCCAAACTAAACTCTATATTCATAACTCACTAAAGTTCAAGTTTCATCTAAAGTGTAAAAGTTTAAGGCTAACTCACCTTTGTTTTGCCAataatttgatgagtttttctGCTACAGATATCCATTCAATAAGCCTGGTACAAACGGCTTTAGAAGCCTTCAAAGTTAAGTTCTTTTTGTTGCTTCAAAGTTAAGCCTTCACAATAAAGATGCAAATTATTGTGATCATTCAGTTCAAAGAGGAAGCTTCCTGTCAGGTACCTTACAAGTGTTCCACTTATTTCGCGGAGATTGTCTTAGAAAGAGTGCTTTAGTTGGCAAAATCACAGCCAAAGTTAGTTCTTGGTCAGTGAAATATTTGTCTTATGCCAGAAAACTTTAATTAATacaatcatttttgtttagCTTTCAAAATTACTGGTCTAGAAtgttattctctctaaaaaagtCCTTAGAGTCGTGGAACAAAGATTGAGTAGCTTTCTTTGGAATAGTTTAATTAGTTAGCTTCGCAATTGGTGCCAAAATAAATTGGGATTTGCTGTGCAATCTAAAAAGTGAGGGAGGATTAGGCTTAAAGAGGATTGAGGATTGGATCAAGACAGCTATCAGAGGTTATATTTGGTCATTGTTTGCTTAGGCTGGATCTTTTTGGGTTCCTTGGGCCCAAGCTAATCTCTTAAAGGGCAGTAGCTTTTGGATTGTTAATATTCCCCGGGATTGCATGTGAATTTGGGATCATTCATATCAgtttgtgtataataaaaaaatatgtaaaatttatacggttttttttaaaaattaattactcaCATTAATCCATGTATAATTATGGTAAGTTTATAAATTTGTTAcagtaattatgtaaatttacaataacactacttatttttcatttaattatttattcttttttttacgTATCTCAATGATGAAAGAAGAGAGTGGATGGTGGTTATTAtatgtgaagaaagagaaacaattaaaaaaatcaagaaaaaattaatattttaatgaaatgtagtatataaaatagataatctaatgtgaggtgttttgaaaaataagtatataaaataaaaaatgtaggTTCTCATGCTAAAATAGGAGGCATACCCCATAATAGGATATATTTTCCCCTAAAATAGACATGAATTTTTGCACGAACTTATACAAACGCTCTAAGGAAGATTTTAAAACTTAGAAAGGATGCTGCTCAGATTTGAAGTTGGAACAGCCTCCAAAATTCTCTTTGGCGCGAGTGGTGGCTTCTAGATGGTGTCCTTTATCAGATTTATAGACAATAGAGTTATTTAGTGCATGTTTTAGCCGGTTCTCTGAATGTTATGGTTTTTAGTGTTTTGCAGGATTAGGGTTGGCATTGGCCTCCAGCTAAATATGAAGACCTAGTAACTATGCAAAGTAAACTCCCATTATAGAGCTGGTGGATGAAAATAGGCCTTATTGGATCTCTTCAAAGTCTAGTTTGTAATCTTGTTTTAGTACCTGGAGCTATATAAGGAGGAAAAATCTCGAGGTCAAGTGGTGGAAACTAATATGGTTCCAGGGTGCAATTCCTAAATATGCTTTCATTGGTTGGCTAGCTATCTAAAATAGATTGTTGAGAAAAGAGAGGCTTTTTAAAGTTAGGTACATGTGCTAATAATGCTAGCTGTGGAATCTGCAGAAATAGAATTGAGGACAGGGGCATCTTTTCTTTGAGTGCCCTCTGTCCAAGGGTCTCACTATCAGCCCTTTTACTTTACATATATACTGGTTGGAACCTCCTGAtgtttttaatgaaaacatCCACAATTCAAATCCTCCTGATGTTTTTAACAGAAACATCCACAATTCAAATCCTCCTCTCCCATTATACATCTAttgaattctcaaaaaaattctgAAGAGATTATCATCAAAAGTGTTAAATGGGAAGTTAAAGAAAGGGTGAAAACAGGTGGTTTCTGCATCTGTGCTGAACAGAGCAGAGCTGTGCTCATGGGGCATCTCTAGCTCAGTTCTTAGGTGCCCTCCTTGTAGATGGTTGAATGTTTAGATTTCCCATCCTTGTTTGCTTTTGTATTTGTCTTGAGATGCTGGCTGGCCTAGCTGGTTCTTTTTTAGTGTCTTTATGCTGTATTGATACACAcgtttcttttaaaataaatttgcttattcatcaaaacaaaactcTCACATCATTTCACCAATGGCACCGACTCTTTATCTTTAATCTTATTTCTTCATTCCACATCCtatcttttcttatatttctacTTATCCATATATTCTTGTTTCATTCACAGCATGTTATGAACATGTTTCGTAATAGCCCAACATTCAAATATAACATTACTTATTGGAGTCTCAAGGCTGATAATCTAAACTCAAGTAAACATGATCCAAAAAATGCAACTAAATTTGATAAGCTAGACAACTACGGAAGGGTCTAGTTTGAATTGTCTTTAACTGTGGCTGACATATTTCATAgtaacaacaaattttgtaCAAATTGTTGTAATAAACATTAAATCTAAAGTATAAATTTCCAGATGATTCCTCTGGAACTTTATTGTCAAGGAAATCTGAGAGCAATGAATCCAAAATATTCCCTCATCTTTGCCTGGTAGAGGGATGTAATCCTTTGATATTTATTTCTTCTACAGCAATGCGGTGACCAGCCTAACAAAAAACCTTTTGATGCTGGTATCTGTCCTAGACTCTACTCTTTGGGAGcttatatagatatattttcaAGTCTTataacttaaataaaattattagataAAGTCAGGCTGGCCTGTTGAAGTCAAGCATCGATGCCACATTCTACTGTTGGGGTCCACCAGCCTGGGATAAGAAATGACTTCAGGAATTGGAAGGTAGACATAGTGAGTGTTGCATATGCCTACAGTAATGCCACTATATCCAGCAAATGCGCCATGAACCTGCCAAACCCACACATCCGTATTGAATAGACATTATCAGGACTGAACCGTCTCAAAAGACTTGAAAAAGCTAAAGGAAATCTGAAAACGCTAAAGGAAATCTGAAAACAAGTGAAAGAGGCACTTAAAGAACAACCCTATATATGAAATGACTAGCAAACCCTAGGTGATTTGAGCGATGCTCACTTGAACTTTGCCCAAGTCAAAATGATTAAGTTTGATCAATCGCTGAAACTGCCAGATCTCAGCTTGCCAACTCAGGCATGCTTGAGCTCTCATAGGCTTGCCTATTGAAACAAGGCAAGTTTGAGGTTGAGTTAAATAGGGCCCTGATCAAGCCACAATCTTACATGGCCCAGCCAAATTGAGCATAGATGCAATTAGAAAAGGCAATTTCTGATCCTACCCTGGAATCAATATATTTGCTGAACCAATTTCTGAACAGGACCAAAGTTCACAGCTGGACCTACCAGGTCCATAGATGTCAACAAGAGATAAAATTTCCTaactatatttatgacttttttATTTCACTGTGTATGACTGGATGACTGCTTCAAGTGGTCACTTTTTTTCTAACTCAAAGGAATTTCTATATATGTGCAACTTTAGATGATGCTCGTAGCAAGCCTAGTACACTTCCTATGTACACAGGATGCTTTATTTGCTATTCTCTTCAACAAAGATTTtcaattactttaaaaaaaaaaaataaagatcctAACTGGAAACTGTGAAGTTTCAATCCTTTTCTGAAAAGAACTTCTACTGActtcagtttttattttgtaacaaaccttttatttttttagaaaaattttatgttaCACACGCACAtagtggggtttttttttttaatggtttaagCCCACCTGCTCTCGCTGCTTACTGTCATCCTCCATCTACtgtgtcatttttattttttattttaaaaaagaccGGGCTGACAATGTAATTAATGCTTTTCATTTCTAAATCTCTAGCTAAATGGAAAAAGGGGATGttgttaaaatacttaaaaacttaaaatttataattattatcacatgcttacaatattttattttattgtttaatttgatagttagttacaataattttaattattatcactattcaacaaacaaaaaaaaagctttaaaatatacaaaatattcagaacaatataaataaatgaataattaattaactgTTGTGTCTCGTGTCATGTCATGTCTGTGCTTCTTAGGTTTCACATGCACATTTCCACTAAAAATCAGTTTTAAATTTGGCATTTCCCATACATAACCCACCGTGATTGGTTCTAAGTCTAGACATACTGGATATAAAACCAATTCAATTTTGAACTTGTTTTATTTGGTTCTAACTTAAGTCTAGACATACTGGATGTAAAACCAATTCAATTTTgaacttgttttattttttgttcagcttatataagaatttaagcaGTTTTTTGGTTTGCCAAAAACCTCACTGGTACCACCAATTATTATTGAACCAAACCCAGAAAACTGGTCCACCCTTGATTATGATAAAGCATCCTATTTTGCGATGAAAGTCTTGATCTTGGCTCATCACAT
It encodes:
- the LOC142623969 gene encoding cyclin-D4-2-like — protein: MAESHDCSTSSLLCAENTNTCFDDVDGNATDGFGVSPSWNHQNNHTHNKDSIFDTIRSESLEGFPLQSEERVREMVEREREHLPRDDYLGRLRCGDLDLSVRREALDWIWKAYDHYSFGPSSVCLSMNYLDRFLSINELPRDKSWAVQLLAVACVSLAAKMEETKVPQLVDLQVGEPKFVFGANSIQRMELLVLGTLGWRMQALTPCSFIDYFLSKINKVQYPSILSISRSVQLILSTIKGIDFLEFRPSEIAAAVAISISRQIQEVDIDKAMSCFKHVEKERVVKILELMKDLSLISGSANVASNLASSVPQSPVGVLDAACLSYKSDELTVGSCANSSHNSPDTRGRLQTDHLK